GACCGAAGAGGGGCACTAACCTGCGCGCATCGATCACTGTCGTGATGGCTGACACTGCACCCGCACCGACGAAGCCCGCACCGATCAAGAAAGGCAGCCTGGTCAAGGTGAGCGCGGCGCGCTATGCCAGCAGCCTGGAAGCGGCGGCCAGCGATCCCCAGCCACCGGCCTACCTGTTCGAGGGTCCCGGCGAAGTGCTCGCCGTCAAAGGCGATTACGCCCAACTGCGCTGGCGCCTGCCTGTTCCCGACGTATGGCTGCGGCTCGATCAGCTCGAAGCCTGCTGAACCGTTTCAGAGATCCAGCCGGTTCAGAGATCCAGCCGGCGCCGCTCCTCCTTCATGAGGGAGCGGCGTTGCTTGGCCTCCCGTAGCATCTCGCGACCGTCGTGGAGGTAGCTGTCCACGTAGCCGAGCGTGTAGCGCTCCAGTTCCGCCAAGGCATCTTCCACCTGGCTCAGGCAGTGGTAGAGGCTGAGGCCAAAACCCTTGGCCGCCGACGGGCAGGCCAT
The window above is part of the Synechococcus sp. MW101C3 genome. Proteins encoded here:
- the ndhO gene encoding NAD(P)H-quinone oxidoreductase subunit O, which gives rise to MADTAPAPTKPAPIKKGSLVKVSAARYASSLEAAASDPQPPAYLFEGPGEVLAVKGDYAQLRWRLPVPDVWLRLDQLEAC